The window GCAAACGGTAATCTTCCCTGCAGCGGGCGCTTCCGCGCTGCGCATAATGCAAAAAGCTGAATATCAAATTCAGCTTCTTGCTTGGCCTGATGCCGTGAATTGGGCAAGTGACGCAAATGCCTGATTAACGGCTTGAATCCAAGGCTTCCTGCAGGCAGGGAAGATTTGCGCCGGCTTCGGCTTTAGGCGCATGCTGCCACGGGCAAGGCACATAAAAAATCATGCTGAAACATAATAAAAAAACCTTCATATCTCGATCAAATCAAGATTGCTAATTCATAAATTTTCTACCTATTATGTATGAATAATAAACTTGAATAGAGGGCAATTAGAATGGAAATTATCATCTTAATTATTATTGGTTTAATTTGTTTAGCTTTAGGATTCTTTATTGCTAAGGCTGTGCTTAGCAAAGAGACCGTCACACTCCAAGTAAAAGTTGAAAGCTTTGAAAAAAATATAACAGAAAAGGCTGCTGAGATATCTTCACTAAAACAGAAATTTGAAGATATTCAGGCGCAGCAGCATCAGAAAGATATTAATCAGCAAAGAATTACAACTGAACTGAATGAAAGGGATAAATCTCTAGTTAATTTAAATAATGAACTGCAGCGAGTTTCTAATGAAAAATTAGCAATAGAAAATCTTAAAAATAAAAATGAACAAGAATTTAGCGGTTTAAACGCTGCGTTTGAAGAAATAAAAAAATCTCATAATAAACAGCTGGAAAGCTTAAATACACAGCATTATGAAAAGCATCAAGATTTATTAACTCAGCATAATGAATTAAAAATCCAGCTTAAAACTCAAAAAGAGCATTTGGATGAAAAATCTCAACAGTATTTAGATTTGTCTAATAATTTCTCTAAGCTCAAAACATCATTAGAAGAAAGGGAAAAGAATTTTTCAGAACAAATAGCTAATTTTGATAAACAAAAAATGGAACTGAGCAATCAGTTTAAAGCATTGGCAAATGACATTTTAGATGCCAAGACTATTTCATTACAAGAAACGAGTAAAGTTGGCATCTCAGCAGTTATTAATCCATTCCAGCAGTCCATAGATAACTTTAAGAA is drawn from Acinetobacter sp. WCHAc010034 and contains these coding sequences:
- the rmuC gene encoding DNA recombination protein RmuC — translated: MEIIILIIIGLICLALGFFIAKAVLSKETVTLQVKVESFEKNITEKAAEISSLKQKFEDIQAQQHQKDINQQRITTELNERDKSLVNLNNELQRVSNEKLAIENLKNKNEQEFSGLNAAFEEIKKSHNKQLESLNTQHYEKHQDLLTQHNELKIQLKTQKEHLDEKSQQYLDLSNNFSKLKTSLEEREKNFSEQIANFDKQKMELSNQFKALANDILDAKTISLQETSKVGISAVINPFQQSIDNFKKEVQDIHHRETKQQGELRQELAQLKELNQKITLEAHQLATALKGQKKTQGNWGELILENVLERSGLQLGTDFKREVSVTMEDGRLRPDVVVYLPQNKHLIIDSKVSLNSYTKYINSDNEHDRKVALIEHVKAVSDRINELSVVYQKVC